One region of Dokdonia sp. 4H-3-7-5 genomic DNA includes:
- a CDS encoding GEVED domain-containing protein produces MKNKLLIILLVTFSNYLIAQELLPPTEITKGKFIGKTAALRDQPIITSNKSLGVSEITIVPNNLRGNRKINDQALPLGADPITQFASGQFRMLETEANFGGGNSSQSNFTPPDPSGAVGPDHYVQGINSVINIFDKQGTLLLGPVALGDFLGNGQNEGDPIVMYDQLADRFFVSQFQTSTVASLNNILVIGVSETPDPTGAYFIYQFQLDAFPDYPHYAVWPDAYYLTANKNQGNTTYALDRAAMLAGEDTVTLVGFNLPGIVRNPGTVFSPEPANLTGFSFPEDAPGYIVYLQDDGWGGAITEDHLKVWELDVDFDEPGNSTVSMPLEIPVAPFDSVFGEFGEGDLAQPGSNQKIDMIGGVISYAANYRSFEDHNSWLITFNVDVDGNDRSGIRWTELRNSDTEPWSVFQQGTYAPSDGKSRFMGSGAMDAQGNIGLAFNVGSANDFIGIRYTGRFDGDTAGEMTLGEAIIVQGSGIQTFSNRFGDYSHLTMDPNDFSFWHTAEYFSATNFWDTQIASFRLSDGFTNDVGVIAIDSPVDGILTSAETIQVAVRNFGTDPQVDIPISLSIDGVVVANEVIAGPIAPNSNSSYEFTTTADLSVQGQSYLIAAETSLATDQAPVNNNAVKTVTHLFENDLGVVSITSPESAGGLSQETVVIRIKNFGANTQSDFEVQYAVDGGTAVVETFTGAIAPGAIEDFTFAVQADITVFTTYQLEARTNSVGDQDPSNDAATTEVTNSCMPRATEPNGAGCQADGIKQFILNTINVDDGGDGCNTEPTNGPQGYADRTDLETTLSNVAGQNEYVLQARHNYDAGAGIEVLSVWVDFNDDGIFEQSEQLIQGVPFPGANTLDSFDLVIPVDAPLGSHTLRAKAIDGAEPGDINNPCSDFRFGEVQDYTVTIDDTLSIDDFLQGTTDLVITSLEDNQFDIQLPTDYDGQVYVGVSNLLGQQLTYKAIARGNDGFRVLLNLANLPTGVYIVTVNDQSGRFTKTKKIIVQ; encoded by the coding sequence ATGAAGAACAAACTACTAATTATTTTGCTAGTTACATTTTCTAATTATCTCATTGCGCAGGAGTTATTACCTCCTACAGAGATCACTAAGGGAAAATTTATAGGTAAAACAGCAGCACTGAGAGATCAACCTATAATTACCTCAAATAAATCTTTAGGAGTATCAGAGATTACGATTGTTCCTAATAATTTACGAGGAAACCGAAAGATAAATGATCAAGCATTACCACTAGGTGCAGATCCTATTACACAGTTTGCTTCGGGACAGTTTAGAATGCTTGAAACTGAAGCAAATTTTGGAGGTGGAAACTCCTCTCAGTCCAATTTTACACCGCCAGACCCATCTGGAGCGGTAGGGCCTGATCACTATGTACAAGGTATAAATAGTGTCATTAATATATTTGATAAGCAAGGAACGTTACTCTTGGGGCCTGTAGCGTTAGGAGATTTTCTAGGAAATGGACAGAATGAAGGAGATCCTATAGTTATGTATGACCAACTTGCAGATCGATTTTTTGTGAGTCAGTTTCAAACGTCTACCGTTGCTAGTTTAAATAATATTCTTGTTATAGGAGTGTCAGAAACTCCGGATCCTACAGGAGCTTACTTTATATATCAATTTCAGTTAGATGCTTTTCCAGATTACCCACATTATGCAGTTTGGCCAGATGCCTATTATTTAACTGCAAATAAAAATCAAGGAAACACCACCTATGCGTTAGATAGAGCAGCAATGCTTGCCGGAGAGGATACTGTGACTTTAGTAGGTTTTAATCTGCCAGGGATTGTGCGCAATCCCGGCACTGTTTTTAGTCCAGAACCAGCAAATTTAACGGGCTTTTCATTTCCAGAGGACGCACCAGGTTACATTGTTTATTTACAAGATGATGGCTGGGGTGGAGCAATTACAGAAGATCACTTAAAAGTCTGGGAACTAGATGTAGATTTTGACGAGCCCGGAAACTCCACGGTATCTATGCCATTAGAAATTCCTGTTGCCCCTTTCGATTCTGTTTTCGGAGAATTTGGAGAGGGAGATCTTGCTCAACCAGGTTCTAATCAAAAAATAGATATGATAGGAGGTGTCATATCTTATGCTGCAAATTATAGAAGTTTTGAAGATCATAACTCATGGCTTATCACATTTAATGTAGATGTAGACGGCAATGATAGATCAGGAATACGATGGACAGAGTTACGTAACAGCGATACAGAACCGTGGAGTGTTTTCCAGCAAGGAACTTATGCTCCTTCTGATGGAAAAAGCCGTTTTATGGGAAGTGGGGCAATGGATGCTCAAGGCAATATAGGCCTTGCATTTAATGTAGGAAGTGCAAATGATTTTATCGGAATAAGATATACCGGACGTTTTGATGGCGATACAGCTGGTGAGATGACACTGGGTGAAGCCATTATTGTACAAGGTTCTGGAATACAAACTTTTTCTAATCGTTTTGGAGATTACTCACATTTAACAATGGATCCAAATGACTTTTCATTCTGGCATACCGCCGAATATTTCTCGGCAACTAATTTTTGGGATACTCAGATAGCTTCTTTTAGATTATCTGATGGATTTACTAATGATGTAGGTGTAATTGCCATCGACTCTCCAGTAGACGGAATTCTCACAAGTGCAGAAACAATTCAAGTTGCAGTAAGAAACTTTGGGACAGATCCTCAAGTAGATATTCCTATTTCATTATCAATAGATGGGGTGGTGGTAGCAAATGAGGTGATTGCTGGACCTATTGCACCTAACTCTAACAGCTCATATGAATTTACAACCACTGCAGATTTATCTGTACAAGGGCAATCGTATTTGATAGCTGCAGAAACTAGTCTAGCTACAGATCAAGCTCCAGTAAATAATAATGCTGTAAAAACAGTAACACATTTATTTGAAAATGATCTTGGAGTTGTGAGTATCACTTCACCAGAATCGGCTGGAGGGTTGTCACAAGAAACAGTGGTTATTCGTATTAAGAACTTTGGAGCTAATACCCAATCAGATTTTGAAGTACAGTATGCTGTAGATGGAGGAACAGCTGTAGTAGAAACATTTACTGGCGCTATCGCTCCTGGAGCGATTGAAGATTTCACATTTGCAGTTCAAGCAGATATTACAGTATTTACCACCTATCAATTAGAAGCAAGAACTAATAGCGTGGGTGATCAAGATCCTTCAAATGACGCTGCAACTACAGAAGTAACTAACTCTTGTATGCCTCGCGCGACCGAACCTAATGGTGCAGGTTGTCAAGCAGACGGGATTAAGCAATTTATATTAAACACCATCAATGTTGATGATGGTGGTGATGGATGTAACACAGAACCAACTAACGGGCCTCAAGGTTATGCAGACCGTACAGATCTAGAAACAACACTAAGTAATGTAGCTGGTCAAAATGAATACGTACTTCAAGCGCGTCATAATTATGATGCGGGAGCTGGTATAGAAGTATTGTCTGTATGGGTTGACTTCAATGACGACGGGATTTTTGAACAGTCTGAACAATTAATTCAAGGTGTTCCTTTTCCAGGAGCAAATACGCTAGATAGTTTTGATCTGGTAATCCCAGTAGACGCTCCTTTAGGAAGTCATACTTTAAGAGCTAAAGCTATTGATGGTGCAGAGCCAGGTGACATTAATAATCCGTGTTCAGATTTCCGTTTTGGGGAAGTCCAGGATTATACGGTTACTATAGATGATACATTGAGCATTGATGATTTTCTACAAGGAACTACAGATTTAGTTATCACTTCACTAGAAGACAATCAATTTGATATTCAATTGCCAACAGATTATGATGGTCAAGTGTATGTAGGTGTTTCTAACCTCTTGGGGCAACAATTAACTTATAAAGCTATAGCTAGAGGTAATGATGGGTTTAGAGTTTTATTGAATTTAGCTAATCTTCCAACTGGAGTTTACATCGTAACTGTAAACGATCAATCTGGTCGATTTACTAAAACAAAAAAGATTATAGTCCAATAG
- a CDS encoding WD40/YVTN/BNR-like repeat-containing protein has product MRFLSTFFILFLLITSCKDVKTNGQHPAVEDAQVFTKVDIEFLHQDSTSIRALEVAHDAVMYAGSDGHYGIYEMNLDKTKSTDAAMASQFKETNKGRIDFLGKNPAFRSIASTSKAFYILSIENPALLYRYDRRSKEVSLVYTEQQDGVFYDAMTFWNEEEGIAIGDSVNGCLSIIVTRDGGATWGKLDCGSLPNQLEKEGAFAASNTNIKTIGDETWIITGGGTSRLYYSANKGFSWSIYNVPVAQGKDTQGAYTMDFYDNKTGIIYGGDYTTPEDNIDNIAMTNDGGKSWIVTASGKNDGYKSCVQYVPNSNGKEIIAAGFTGISYSSDSGASWKQLSDAPFLTVRFANDSTAYAGGKNALASLNFKR; this is encoded by the coding sequence ATGCGTTTTCTATCTACTTTTTTCATTTTATTTCTTCTTATCACATCTTGTAAGGATGTAAAAACCAATGGCCAACATCCTGCGGTTGAGGATGCTCAAGTTTTCACGAAAGTAGATATCGAATTTTTACATCAGGATAGTACGAGTATACGTGCTCTAGAAGTAGCTCACGATGCAGTGATGTATGCAGGTAGCGACGGTCACTATGGTATTTATGAGATGAATCTTGATAAAACCAAGTCTACAGATGCTGCGATGGCTTCACAATTTAAAGAGACTAATAAAGGTAGAATAGACTTTTTGGGTAAAAATCCAGCTTTTAGAAGTATTGCTAGTACTAGCAAGGCTTTTTACATACTCTCTATTGAAAATCCAGCATTGCTATATCGTTATGATAGAAGAAGCAAAGAGGTTTCATTAGTATATACAGAGCAACAAGATGGTGTTTTTTATGATGCTATGACTTTCTGGAATGAGGAAGAGGGAATCGCGATAGGGGATTCTGTAAACGGTTGTTTATCTATTATTGTTACAAGGGATGGTGGTGCTACTTGGGGAAAGCTAGATTGTGGATCATTGCCTAATCAACTAGAAAAAGAAGGAGCTTTCGCTGCTAGTAATACTAATATTAAAACCATAGGCGACGAGACGTGGATTATTACCGGTGGTGGTACGTCTAGATTATACTACTCTGCAAACAAAGGGTTTTCTTGGAGTATTTATAACGTTCCAGTAGCTCAAGGAAAAGATACTCAAGGTGCTTATACCATGGATTTTTATGACAATAAAACAGGTATTATATACGGAGGTGATTATACTACCCCAGAAGATAATATTGACAATATAGCCATGACAAACGACGGTGGTAAGTCATGGATAGTTACTGCTTCTGGTAAAAATGATGGCTATAAAAGTTGTGTTCAGTATGTTCCTAACTCAAATGGAAAAGAAATCATTGCAGCTGGATTTACAGGTATCTCATATTCAAGCGACTCAGGTGCTTCATGGAAACAATTATCTGATGCGCCTTTTTTGACGGTAAGATTTGCAAATGATTCTACAGCTTATGCGGGAGGAAAAAACGCACTAGCAAGCCTTAATTTTAAAAGATAA
- the purL gene encoding phosphoribosylformylglycinamidine synthase: MIHFFGNPQGTVYAVQSTQAFSQDDTAKLVWLFGNSQKIEASHIDAFFIGPRAAMITPWSTNAVEITQNMGISNIIRIEEFHAFAKANSSSQQVNTTPFPSIEDATGVVTESTLDYDPMISQEYAALNQDIFTVNVTPEPILSIEDIAAYNEQEGLSLSDEEVAYLDGVAAKIGRPLTDSEVFGFSQVNSEHCRHKIFNGTFVIDGEEMPSSLFKLIKETSKVTPGTIVSAYKDNVAFIEGPRVTQFAPDTADKPDFYTEKDFDSVISLKAETHNFPTTVEPFNGAATGSGGEIRDRLAGGKGSLPLAGTAVYMTPYSRLEQERPWEHGMDARKWLYQNPIDLLIKASNGASDFGNKFGQPLIVGSVLTFEHQEDGQRLGYDKVIMQAGGIGYGKREQALKDTPQDGDKIVILGGENYRIGMGGAAVSSADTGAFDSGIELNAVQRSNPEMQKRAANAVRGMVESDVNPIVSIHDHGAGGHLNCLSELVEDTGGRIDLDKLPVGDPTLSAKEIIGNESQERMGLVIGEKDIDMLQRIADRERSPMYQVGDVTNDHRFTFKSKTTGLSPMDLHLDDMFGSSPKTIMTDKTVARDYKNPEYQLEHFHDYLEQVLQLEAVACKDWLTNKVDRCVGGRVAKQQCVGSLQIPLNNVGVMALDYKSTEGIATSIGHSPVSGLIDPVAGSKNSIAEALTNIVWAPLKDGLQSVSLSANWMWPCKNEGEDARLYKAVEAISAMAINLGINVPTGKDSLSMKQKYPDGDVIAPGTVVISAAGNCNDINKVVEPVLQKDGGAIYYINMSGDTHKLGGSSFAQVCHAIGNEAPSVVSDTAFAKAFNAIQQLIKDDKIQAGHDVASGGLITTLLELCFADVNLGANLDLTPLGEQDLIKVLFSENAGLVFQADASVEKILTDNGVTFSKIGTLTTTAELTIKNSGVELGLNIASLRDTWFKTSYLLDNKQTANGLAKDRFDNYKVQPLQYTFPGNFTGKKPVLDTSKARPKAAILREKGSNSEREMANAMYLAGFDVKDVHMTDLISGRETLEDIQFLGAVGGFSNSDVLGSAKGWAGAIKYNEKANKAIENFFAREDTLSVGICNGAQLFLELDLINPDHERLAKLKHNKSRKHESNFTSVKIEENNSVMLSTLAGTTLGVWISHGEGRFDLPMGANAYDIVATYGYEGYPANPNGSDFNTAMICDTTGRHLATMPHIERSTFPWNWAHYPAGNSDEVSPWVEAFVNARNWVEKNS, from the coding sequence ATGATCCACTTCTTTGGAAACCCTCAAGGCACTGTTTACGCAGTACAAAGCACACAAGCATTTTCACAAGACGATACCGCTAAGCTGGTATGGCTTTTTGGCAACTCTCAAAAAATTGAAGCGTCTCATATTGACGCTTTTTTTATTGGTCCAAGAGCAGCTATGATTACGCCTTGGAGTACTAATGCTGTAGAGATTACCCAGAATATGGGAATTTCAAATATTATAAGAATAGAGGAGTTTCACGCTTTCGCGAAAGCGAACTCTTCATCACAACAAGTTAACACGACTCCTTTTCCATCTATAGAAGATGCTACAGGCGTAGTTACAGAAAGTACTCTTGATTATGATCCTATGATCTCTCAAGAGTACGCAGCTTTAAATCAAGATATTTTTACGGTTAACGTTACTCCAGAACCTATATTATCTATAGAGGATATTGCTGCATATAATGAGCAAGAAGGTTTGTCGTTAAGCGATGAAGAGGTTGCTTACCTTGATGGTGTTGCTGCCAAAATAGGCAGACCACTTACAGACTCTGAAGTTTTTGGTTTTAGCCAAGTGAACTCTGAGCACTGTCGTCACAAGATTTTTAATGGAACCTTTGTGATTGATGGAGAAGAGATGCCTTCTTCCCTATTTAAGTTAATAAAGGAAACTTCAAAAGTAACTCCAGGTACTATTGTATCTGCATATAAAGATAATGTTGCATTTATAGAAGGACCTAGAGTAACACAATTTGCTCCAGACACTGCAGATAAGCCAGATTTCTATACAGAAAAAGACTTTGACTCTGTGATTTCTTTAAAAGCAGAAACGCATAACTTCCCAACTACCGTAGAGCCTTTTAACGGAGCTGCTACCGGTTCTGGTGGAGAAATACGCGATAGACTTGCTGGAGGTAAAGGATCACTTCCTCTTGCTGGAACAGCTGTGTATATGACTCCGTATTCTAGATTAGAGCAAGAACGCCCGTGGGAACATGGCATGGATGCCCGCAAATGGCTTTATCAAAACCCAATTGACCTCCTTATTAAAGCTTCAAATGGAGCATCAGATTTTGGAAACAAATTTGGGCAGCCTTTAATCGTAGGTTCAGTTCTTACTTTTGAGCATCAAGAAGACGGTCAGCGTCTTGGGTATGACAAGGTAATTATGCAAGCTGGTGGTATTGGTTACGGAAAGCGTGAGCAAGCGCTTAAAGACACTCCGCAAGATGGTGACAAAATTGTAATCTTAGGAGGTGAAAATTATAGAATAGGAATGGGTGGTGCTGCTGTTTCAAGTGCAGATACTGGAGCTTTTGACTCTGGAATAGAACTTAATGCGGTACAACGTTCTAACCCAGAAATGCAAAAACGTGCTGCAAATGCAGTGCGAGGAATGGTAGAAAGTGATGTAAACCCAATCGTATCTATACACGATCACGGTGCTGGAGGACATCTTAACTGTCTTTCTGAACTTGTAGAAGATACTGGAGGTCGTATCGATCTTGATAAATTACCCGTAGGTGACCCTACCCTATCCGCAAAAGAAATTATAGGAAACGAGTCGCAAGAACGTATGGGTCTCGTAATAGGTGAAAAAGATATCGATATGCTACAGCGCATCGCAGATCGTGAGCGCTCACCTATGTATCAAGTAGGCGATGTTACAAATGATCACCGTTTTACTTTTAAAAGTAAAACAACAGGCTTGAGCCCTATGGACTTGCATCTAGATGATATGTTTGGGAGCTCTCCAAAAACAATAATGACAGACAAGACGGTCGCTCGTGATTATAAAAACCCAGAGTATCAACTGGAGCACTTCCACGATTATCTTGAGCAAGTATTGCAACTAGAAGCGGTTGCATGTAAAGATTGGCTTACTAATAAAGTAGACCGCTGCGTAGGTGGTCGCGTTGCAAAACAACAATGTGTAGGATCCTTACAAATACCTCTTAACAATGTGGGTGTAATGGCACTTGATTATAAGAGTACAGAAGGAATTGCTACTTCTATAGGACACTCACCAGTTTCTGGTCTTATTGATCCTGTAGCGGGAAGTAAAAACAGTATTGCGGAGGCTCTTACAAACATTGTGTGGGCACCTCTTAAAGATGGATTACAATCTGTAAGCCTCTCAGCAAACTGGATGTGGCCCTGTAAGAATGAAGGAGAAGATGCTCGTTTGTATAAGGCTGTAGAGGCAATATCTGCAATGGCAATTAACCTTGGGATTAACGTCCCTACAGGTAAGGATAGTCTCTCAATGAAACAAAAATATCCAGATGGAGATGTAATTGCTCCTGGAACGGTCGTTATTTCGGCAGCTGGAAATTGTAATGATATTAATAAAGTAGTAGAGCCAGTTCTTCAAAAAGACGGTGGTGCGATTTATTATATCAACATGTCTGGAGATACCCATAAACTAGGAGGATCTAGTTTTGCACAAGTATGTCATGCTATAGGTAACGAAGCGCCAAGTGTTGTGAGTGATACCGCTTTCGCGAAAGCGTTTAACGCCATTCAACAACTCATAAAAGACGACAAAATTCAAGCTGGTCACGATGTTGCGAGTGGCGGACTTATCACTACCCTACTTGAACTTTGCTTTGCAGATGTAAACTTAGGTGCAAACTTAGATTTGACTCCACTTGGAGAACAAGACCTTATCAAGGTGCTTTTTTCTGAAAATGCAGGATTAGTTTTCCAAGCAGATGCATCTGTTGAAAAAATACTTACTGATAATGGTGTTACATTCTCAAAAATAGGAACGTTAACAACCACTGCAGAGCTAACAATCAAAAATAGTGGCGTAGAATTAGGTCTTAACATTGCATCACTTCGTGATACTTGGTTTAAGACTTCTTATTTACTAGATAATAAGCAAACGGCAAATGGTCTTGCAAAGGATCGTTTTGACAATTATAAAGTACAACCACTACAATATACTTTTCCTGGAAACTTTACAGGAAAAAAGCCAGTATTAGATACTAGCAAAGCTAGACCTAAAGCGGCAATCTTACGTGAAAAAGGAAGTAACTCTGAGCGCGAGATGGCAAATGCGATGTACCTCGCTGGTTTTGACGTAAAGGATGTACACATGACAGATTTAATATCTGGACGTGAAACGCTAGAAGATATTCAGTTTCTTGGAGCTGTAGGAGGGTTTTCTAATAGTGATGTATTAGGATCTGCCAAAGGATGGGCTGGTGCCATAAAATATAATGAGAAGGCAAATAAAGCGATTGAGAACTTTTTTGCACGTGAAGACACACTCTCTGTTGGAATCTGTAATGGTGCCCAATTATTCTTAGAACTTGATCTTATAAACCCAGATCACGAAAGGTTAGCTAAATTAAAACACAATAAAAGCCGCAAGCACGAGAGTAACTTTACTTCTGTGAAGATTGAAGAAAACAACAGTGTGATGCTTTCTACGCTTGCTGGAACAACCTTAGGTGTATGGATTTCTCATGGTGAAGGTAGATTTGATTTACCTATGGGAGCAAATGCATATGATATTGTAGCGACCTATGGTTATGAAGGATACCCTGCAAACCCTAACGGGTCTGACTTTAATACAGCGATGATTTGTGATACTACAGGTCGTCACCTTGCAACAATGCCGCATATTGAGCGATCTACATTCCCATGGAACTGGGCGCACTACCCTGCTGGAAATAGTGATGAGGTGAGTCCTTGGGTTGAAGCATTTGTAAACGCAAGAAATTGGGTAGAGAAAAACTCATAA
- a CDS encoding RsmB/NOP family class I SAM-dependent RNA methyltransferase, translated as MKLHRNLVFAAVDALGMIFNDGEQADKVLRKVLKFDKRWGSRDRGFIAETVYDIVRWQRLYSEIAEVKAPYSRPNLFRLFAVWATLRGIEVPDWKQMEPIPTRRIKGRFDELSKIRKFKESIPDWMDEMGEKALGKKWAAELAALNTQAQVVLRANTLKTTPKDLRNTLADQDIDTRLLDGYPDAIELVERKNVFTTEAFKNGFFEVQDASSQKVARMLDVQPGMRVVDTCAGAGGKTLHLAALMENKGQIIAMDIYEGKLKELKRRSKRAGAHNIETREITSTKIFKKLYNTADRVLIDAPCTGLGTIKRNPDLKWKLQPEFIDKVVQRQAELLESYSKIVKEDGKMLYATCSILPRENQEQVQAFLATEQGQKFQLDKEETVSPAKTGYDGFYMALLSRKQ; from the coding sequence ATGAAATTACACAGAAATTTAGTCTTTGCCGCAGTTGATGCATTAGGGATGATATTTAATGACGGAGAACAAGCTGATAAGGTTTTAAGAAAGGTTCTCAAATTTGACAAAAGATGGGGATCCCGTGATCGCGGTTTCATTGCAGAGACAGTATACGATATCGTGCGCTGGCAACGATTATACTCAGAAATTGCAGAAGTAAAAGCACCATATAGTAGACCTAATTTATTTAGGTTATTTGCTGTTTGGGCTACATTAAGAGGTATTGAAGTTCCAGACTGGAAACAAATGGAACCTATACCTACGCGTAGAATAAAAGGACGTTTTGATGAGCTTTCAAAAATCAGAAAATTCAAGGAGTCTATTCCAGACTGGATGGATGAAATGGGAGAGAAAGCTCTTGGTAAAAAATGGGCTGCAGAGCTTGCTGCTTTAAATACGCAGGCACAAGTAGTACTTAGAGCAAATACGCTAAAAACTACTCCTAAAGACTTGAGAAATACGCTTGCAGATCAAGACATTGACACCCGATTATTAGATGGGTATCCTGATGCTATAGAGCTTGTAGAACGTAAGAATGTATTTACAACAGAAGCTTTCAAAAATGGCTTCTTTGAAGTACAAGATGCCTCATCTCAAAAAGTGGCACGTATGCTTGATGTACAACCAGGAATGCGCGTAGTAGATACTTGTGCAGGAGCTGGAGGAAAAACTTTACACTTAGCAGCCTTGATGGAAAATAAAGGTCAGATTATCGCCATGGATATCTATGAAGGTAAACTTAAGGAACTTAAAAGAAGATCTAAGCGTGCTGGAGCGCATAATATTGAGACTAGAGAAATCACCTCAACAAAGATTTTTAAGAAACTCTACAATACAGCAGACCGTGTATTGATTGATGCACCATGTACTGGACTAGGAACTATTAAACGTAATCCTGATCTAAAATGGAAATTGCAGCCAGAATTTATAGACAAGGTCGTACAAAGACAAGCAGAATTACTAGAAAGCTATAGTAAAATCGTTAAGGAAGATGGTAAAATGCTTTATGCTACTTGTTCTATCTTACCTAGAGAGAATCAAGAGCAAGTGCAAGCCTTCCTAGCTACAGAACAAGGTCAGAAGTTTCAACTTGATAAAGAAGAAACAGTAAGCCCTGCAAAGACTGGTTACGACGGATTCTACATGGCATTGCTTTCGCGAAAGCAATAA